The Sulfitobacter sp. S223 genome has a window encoding:
- a CDS encoding DUF2849 domain-containing protein codes for MAKSFEPSVITANALLEGDVVYLRGTDWVRDLQDADVLTDEADAQLRLIEASARSAEVVGVYLTAVDPAQGQINTTHFREAFRATGPSNYAHGKQENV; via the coding sequence ATGGCTAAATCATTCGAACCGTCCGTCATCACAGCCAATGCGCTGCTGGAAGGTGATGTTGTTTACCTGCGCGGCACCGATTGGGTCCGCGACCTGCAAGATGCGGATGTCCTTACCGACGAAGCCGATGCGCAGCTGCGCCTGATCGAAGCCTCTGCGCGCAGTGCCGAAGTGGTGGGCGTCTACCTTACCGCTGTTGATCCGGCACAGGGCCAGATCAACACCACCCACTTCCGTGAGGCGTTCCGCGCGACTGGCCCCTCCAACTATGCCCATGGCAAACAGGAGAACGTATAA
- a CDS encoding nitrite/sulfite reductase, protein MYAYSDFDTQFIAQRNAQFRSQVERRIDGSLTEDEFKPLRLMNGLYLQLHAYMLRVAIPYGTLNSGQMNKLADIADKWDKGYGHFTTRQNIQYNWPELRDVPDMLDALAEVDMHAIQTSGNTIRNVTADHFAGAAADEIADPRPIAELIRQWSTDHPEFQFLPRKFKVAVSGASHDRAVLKAHDIGLQIVEQDGARGYRVIVGGGLGRTPMIGKVLYDFVASEDLLPTLEAIVSVYNLLGRRDNKYKARIKITVHENGIEDIRARVDARYKLIRPQFTGVDQQMLSRIEADFALPEFVTKSLAAYETAYTNDPVFRAWADTNLSDHRAPGYAIVSISLKAHGATPGDATSHQMRVMADLAAEYGHNELRISHEQNVILPHVHRADLPALHARLKEAGLGTANIGLISDIIACPGMDYCALATARSIPIAQEIATRFDDLKLEHDVGPLKIKISGCINACGHHHVGHIGILGLDRAGVENYQITLGGDGTEDASIGERAGPGFSAEEIIPAIERLVMAYLDLRSERAETFLQTYRRLGLAPFKAALYPQAKADAA, encoded by the coding sequence ATGTACGCCTATTCCGATTTTGATACGCAGTTCATCGCGCAGCGCAACGCACAGTTCCGTTCCCAGGTAGAGCGCCGGATTGACGGCAGCCTCACCGAGGACGAATTCAAACCCTTGCGCCTGATGAACGGCCTGTACCTTCAATTGCACGCCTACATGCTGCGCGTGGCCATACCCTATGGCACGCTGAACAGCGGCCAGATGAACAAGCTGGCCGATATCGCGGACAAATGGGACAAGGGCTACGGCCACTTCACCACGCGCCAGAACATCCAGTACAACTGGCCAGAGCTGCGCGATGTGCCGGACATGCTTGATGCGCTGGCCGAGGTGGACATGCACGCGATCCAGACATCCGGTAACACCATCCGCAACGTGACCGCCGACCATTTTGCCGGTGCCGCAGCAGATGAGATCGCCGACCCGCGCCCGATTGCCGAGCTGATCCGCCAGTGGTCAACGGACCACCCTGAATTCCAGTTCCTGCCGCGCAAATTCAAGGTTGCCGTTTCCGGCGCATCGCATGACCGTGCGGTGTTGAAAGCTCATGACATCGGCCTGCAAATCGTTGAGCAAGACGGCGCACGCGGCTACCGCGTCATCGTCGGTGGCGGTCTTGGCCGGACGCCGATGATCGGCAAGGTGCTCTATGATTTCGTGGCCTCCGAAGACCTGCTGCCCACACTTGAAGCTATCGTCAGTGTCTATAACCTGTTGGGCCGCCGAGATAATAAATACAAAGCTCGCATCAAAATCACCGTGCACGAAAACGGGATCGAGGACATCCGCGCGCGCGTTGATGCCCGCTATAAACTGATCCGTCCGCAGTTCACGGGCGTTGACCAGCAGATGCTGTCGCGGATCGAGGCAGACTTTGCCCTTCCCGAATTTGTGACCAAATCATTGGCCGCATATGAGACCGCTTACACCAACGATCCGGTTTTCCGCGCATGGGCTGATACGAACCTCAGCGATCACCGCGCGCCGGGATATGCGATTGTGTCCATCTCTCTCAAGGCGCATGGCGCGACACCGGGCGATGCGACATCCCATCAGATGCGCGTCATGGCGGATCTTGCGGCAGAATACGGCCACAACGAGTTGCGCATTTCCCATGAGCAGAACGTGATCCTGCCACACGTCCACCGCGCTGATCTGCCAGCCCTGCACGCCCGCTTGAAAGAGGCGGGTCTGGGCACCGCAAATATCGGTCTGATCTCGGACATTATCGCCTGCCCCGGCATGGATTACTGCGCGCTGGCAACGGCACGCTCTATCCCGATCGCTCAGGAAATCGCGACCCGCTTTGACGATTTGAAGCTTGAGCATGATGTGGGCCCGCTGAAGATCAAGATTTCCGGCTGCATCAACGCCTGCGGACACCACCATGTGGGCCACATCGGCATCCTTGGGTTGGACCGCGCAGGCGTGGAGAATTACCAGATCACACTGGGCGGTGACGGCACCGAAGACGCAAGCATTGGCGAACGCGCCGGTCCCGGTTTTTCCGCCGAGGAAATCATCCCCGCAATCGAGCGGTTGGTAATGGCCTATCTGGACCTGCGCAGCGAACGCGCAGAGACTTTCTTGCAAACCTATCGCCGCCTCGGGCTTGCCCCCTTCAAGGCTGCCCTTTACCCGCAGGCTAAAGCCGATGCCGCTTGA
- a CDS encoding M50 family metallopeptidase — MTYIKSHWQLLTITVLVFALWHTPVVVPLKILVVFLHELSHAVAAWLTGGSVEQISLSAAQGGFAVTRGGSRFAILSAGYLGSLVMGVLLLLAALRSTADRYVTAFLGAMMLLITVLYVRDLFAVGFCVAGGIVLLGMARFLSHSTNDLALRVIGLTSVIYVPFDIFDDTIARAGMPSDAYMLAAEFGGTTMLWGGLWLLLSFLVIAVSLRRILGSGSNISLPPRP, encoded by the coding sequence ATGACATATATCAAATCACATTGGCAACTTCTGACGATCACTGTGCTTGTTTTTGCGCTGTGGCACACGCCCGTTGTGGTGCCGTTGAAAATCCTCGTCGTTTTCCTGCATGAACTGTCGCACGCTGTCGCGGCATGGCTGACAGGTGGCTCGGTCGAGCAGATATCACTCTCCGCCGCTCAGGGCGGGTTCGCCGTGACCCGTGGTGGCAGCAGGTTTGCGATTCTATCGGCGGGATATCTTGGATCTTTGGTGATGGGGGTGCTCTTATTGCTCGCAGCTTTGCGCAGCACCGCTGACCGCTATGTCACCGCGTTTCTGGGCGCGATGATGCTGTTGATCACAGTGCTTTATGTGCGTGACTTGTTTGCAGTCGGGTTCTGCGTGGCCGGAGGGATCGTGCTGTTGGGCATGGCGCGTTTTCTAAGCCATTCCACCAACGATCTGGCGCTGCGCGTGATTGGATTGACCAGCGTTATCTACGTTCCGTTTGATATCTTCGACGACACCATCGCACGGGCGGGGATGCCATCGGACGCCTATATGCTGGCAGCAGAATTCGGCGGAACAACCATGCTCTGGGGAGGCCTGTGGCTGCTCCTCAGCTTTCTGGTTATTGCCGTCAGTTTGCGCCGCATTCTGGGGTCTGGCAGCAATATCTCCCTGCCCCCGCGCCCATAA
- a CDS encoding DUF934 domain-containing protein, whose translation MSIIVNDSGFSADNWTRGYCTTGAANDCVALDLASDIVPENIVLTPTLEMIRVDFPSSADGRGFTIARALRLRGYTGRLRARGHVLADQYAMARRSGFDEVEIDEALAARQPQDQWQFRADWQSGDYQARLRG comes from the coding sequence ATGAGCATTATTGTAAATGACAGCGGCTTTTCCGCCGACAATTGGACCCGTGGCTATTGCACAACCGGCGCGGCCAATGACTGCGTGGCCCTTGATCTGGCTTCGGACATAGTCCCAGAAAACATCGTGCTGACACCGACGCTTGAGATGATCCGCGTGGATTTCCCGTCATCCGCAGACGGGCGCGGGTTCACCATCGCGCGTGCCTTGCGCCTGCGTGGCTACACGGGCCGATTGCGCGCCCGAGGCCATGTGTTGGCGGATCAATACGCCATGGCGCGGCGCAGCGGATTTGACGAGGTCGAAATTGACGAAGCCCTTGCTGCACGCCAGCCACAGGATCAATGGCAGTTCCGCGCGGACTGGCAATCCGGCGATTACCAGGCCCGCCTGCGCGGCTAA
- a CDS encoding translation initiation factor 3 → MKNLVWIVVAAIIAIGGYVLYSGRSVQDIASDVTDTATTAAQDAAEATSDAASAVAEAASDAADAAADATADAVDAVADTASDAAAAVADAAEGAVDAAADVADETAEMASDAATAAGEAVSDAVDATTEAASDAATATSEAASDAATATEEAASDAAAATEEAASDAAAATEEATTEAAAATEATATDAATETAAATDAAGSSMEELLTVDGFNLDKVTEMVENSDLGTLQKTMLNKGLKAAQDNPELLKTALDSVREALGM, encoded by the coding sequence ATGAAGAATTTGGTTTGGATCGTTGTTGCAGCGATTATCGCAATTGGCGGATACGTTTTGTATTCCGGTCGCAGCGTTCAGGATATCGCAAGCGACGTTACGGACACAGCGACAACCGCTGCGCAGGACGCGGCAGAAGCAACCAGCGATGCGGCTAGCGCCGTAGCAGAAGCCGCGTCTGACGCAGCTGATGCAGCAGCAGACGCGACTGCAGATGCGGTTGATGCCGTTGCAGATACCGCAAGCGACGCAGCAGCCGCCGTTGCTGATGCCGCCGAGGGTGCTGTTGATGCAGCCGCTGATGTTGCAGACGAAACTGCCGAAATGGCATCTGACGCCGCAACAGCCGCTGGTGAAGCGGTATCAGACGCAGTTGATGCGACAACAGAAGCAGCGTCTGACGCGGCAACGGCAACATCAGAAGCGGCATCCGATGCTGCAACTGCGACTGAAGAAGCGGCATCCGATGCCGCAGCGGCGACTGAAGAAGCGGCATCCGATGCTGCAGCAGCGACTGAAGAAGCAACAACTGAAGCTGCTGCTGCAACTGAAGCAACTGCGACCGATGCCGCGACAGAAACTGCCGCAGCAACCGACGCAGCCGGTTCTTCTATGGAAGAACTGCTGACAGTTGATGGTTTCAACCTGGATAAAGTAACGGAAATGGTAGAGAATTCCGATCTGGGTACGCTGCAAAAAACCATGCTGAACAAAGGCCTCAAGGCGGCTCAGGACAATCCTGAATTGCTGAAGACTGCTTTGGACAGCGTCCGCGAAGCGCTTGGCATGTAA
- a CDS encoding xanthine dehydrogenase family protein subunit M, whose product MYNFDVEMPDTIADAVKALGREEAQPLSGGQTLIPTLKARLAAPSVLVSLHGIAEMKGVCTDDEGRLCIGGGTTHATVAAEAAAHYPGLASLAARIGDPAVRNRGTIGGSVANNDPSACYPSSVLASGATIVTNSREIAADDFFLGMFETALEEGEIITEVKFPIPEAAHYEKHLQPASRFPLVAVFVAKFSDGVRVAVTGASENGVFRWTEAEEALNGTFSADAVAGLKADGSQMISDLHGTGAYRAHLVGVMTKRAVAAITG is encoded by the coding sequence ATGTATAACTTCGATGTTGAAATGCCTGACACGATCGCGGATGCGGTCAAGGCGCTTGGTCGCGAGGAAGCACAGCCGCTAAGCGGCGGTCAAACGCTGATCCCGACACTCAAGGCGCGTCTGGCTGCGCCTTCTGTTCTGGTATCGCTGCATGGCATCGCCGAGATGAAGGGCGTTTGCACAGATGATGAGGGTCGCCTGTGCATTGGCGGCGGCACAACCCATGCGACCGTTGCAGCAGAAGCAGCAGCGCATTACCCTGGCCTTGCGTCGCTTGCCGCGCGGATTGGTGATCCGGCTGTGCGCAACCGTGGCACGATTGGCGGGTCTGTCGCGAACAACGACCCGTCAGCCTGCTACCCGTCCAGCGTGCTTGCTTCTGGTGCGACCATCGTGACCAACAGCCGCGAGATTGCAGCCGATGATTTCTTCCTCGGAATGTTCGAGACAGCATTGGAAGAAGGCGAGATCATCACAGAAGTGAAGTTCCCGATTCCCGAAGCCGCGCATTATGAAAAGCACTTGCAGCCCGCGTCCCGTTTCCCGCTGGTCGCAGTTTTCGTCGCAAAGTTCAGTGACGGCGTGCGTGTGGCCGTGACAGGTGCATCAGAAAACGGTGTTTTCCGTTGGACCGAAGCCGAAGAGGCATTGAACGGCACCTTCAGCGCCGATGCAGTTGCGGGTCTTAAAGCGGATGGATCGCAGATGATCAGCGATCTGCATGGAACCGGCGCTTACCGGGCACATCTGGTTGGTGTCATGACCAAACGGGCGGTTGCAGCTATTACCGGCTAG
- a CDS encoding OmpA family protein, which translates to MTQFLKTTSAITLVLAMGVPTTSFAQEVCGDGEFPCTWEDGRVMQTRIELLTARLEKNEAALAALIPKLKQAQSDRDADPQPLKERFELLNDRIAKLNDGLEKERQKVAAAETSEKSAAEAEAQAAADAKAAADAQAAADAKAAADAKAAADAQAAADAQAAADAQAAADAQAAADAQAAADAQAAADAQAQADAQAAAAAKAEQDAGEAERQAARDERRAARQAARAQERAQSQAVANSAEGAGTVETEKLTESDVRTSSEEFETAVTGEQKVDKDSGLSNFEKALVAGIGAVVVGQILKNGDKVKSSTGDRVVVEREGELRVLKSDDALLRRAGNEVSTETFDDGSSRTTVLKPDGTRVVTILGADGTVLRRLRVMPDGQEYVLVDDTKQEREIVAKDLPEVVRSPLPSSVEGEDNLRAALLAEAAARRGDAFSLRQVRDIRKVRELAPEIELDAVRFASGSAAIEPEQARSLARIGNTLREIIAEDPRTVLLVEGHTDAVGDATYNLALSDRRAETVALALTEYFGVAEENMIVQGYGESHLKVPTLTDEVANRRAVVRNITELLR; encoded by the coding sequence ATGACCCAGTTTCTGAAAACTACATCCGCCATCACACTTGTTCTCGCGATGGGAGTACCCACGACAAGCTTTGCCCAAGAGGTTTGTGGAGATGGTGAATTTCCGTGCACATGGGAAGATGGCCGTGTCATGCAGACGCGCATTGAACTGTTGACCGCACGGCTGGAAAAGAACGAAGCCGCTTTGGCTGCTCTTATCCCCAAATTGAAGCAGGCACAGTCGGACCGCGATGCTGACCCACAGCCGCTCAAGGAACGTTTTGAACTGTTGAATGACCGGATCGCCAAGTTGAACGACGGTCTTGAGAAAGAGCGGCAGAAAGTAGCTGCGGCAGAGACCTCCGAGAAATCAGCTGCTGAAGCCGAGGCTCAAGCCGCCGCTGATGCAAAGGCTGCCGCTGATGCACAAGCTGCTGCTGATGCAAAGGCTGCTGCTGATGCAAAGGCTGCCGCTGATGCACAGGCTGCGGCAGACGCACAAGCTGCGGCTGACGCTCAGGCTGCCGCAGACGCACAAGCTGCTGCTGATGCACAGGCTGCCGCAGACGCGCAAGCCGCTGCTGATGCGCAAGCCCAAGCAGATGCACAAGCCGCTGCCGCGGCAAAAGCCGAACAGGATGCCGGAGAAGCCGAGCGTCAGGCCGCACGGGACGAACGCCGCGCTGCGCGGCAGGCAGCACGCGCACAGGAGCGGGCACAGTCACAAGCTGTGGCCAACAGCGCCGAAGGTGCCGGAACAGTCGAGACTGAAAAACTGACAGAAAGCGACGTGCGCACGTCCAGCGAGGAATTCGAAACCGCTGTGACAGGTGAACAGAAAGTCGATAAAGACAGCGGCCTGAGCAACTTTGAAAAAGCATTGGTGGCGGGCATTGGCGCGGTCGTCGTGGGCCAGATTCTGAAGAACGGCGATAAAGTGAAAAGCAGCACCGGTGACCGCGTTGTGGTCGAGCGGGAAGGTGAGCTGCGCGTTCTCAAGAGCGATGATGCGCTATTGCGCCGTGCGGGTAATGAGGTCAGCACCGAGACCTTCGATGACGGCTCTTCGCGCACCACGGTTTTGAAACCTGACGGGACCCGCGTTGTGACTATTCTTGGCGCGGACGGAACAGTGTTGCGCCGTCTGCGCGTTATGCCCGACGGGCAGGAATACGTGCTTGTGGATGATACCAAACAAGAGCGAGAGATTGTCGCAAAGGATCTGCCGGAAGTTGTCAGATCACCGCTGCCGTCAAGCGTAGAAGGCGAAGATAATCTGCGTGCAGCTCTTCTGGCCGAGGCCGCCGCGCGCAGAGGTGATGCTTTCTCCCTGCGCCAGGTGCGCGACATTCGTAAGGTGCGCGAACTTGCCCCCGAAATCGAACTTGACGCAGTGCGCTTTGCCTCCGGTTCGGCGGCGATCGAACCCGAGCAGGCACGAAGCCTTGCCCGTATCGGTAACACCTTGCGCGAGATCATTGCAGAAGATCCGCGGACGGTCCTTCTGGTAGAGGGTCACACAGACGCGGTAGGCGATGCGACATATAACCTTGCCCTGTCTGACAGACGCGCAGAGACGGTTGCCCTTGCCCTGACCGAATACTTTGGCGTGGCCGAAGAAAACATGATCGTCCAGGGATACGGTGAAAGCCATCTCAAGGTTCCGACATTGACGGACGAAGTTGCCAACCGCCGCGCTGTGGTGCGCAATATTACGGAACTGCTCCGCTAA
- the infC gene encoding translation initiation factor IF-3 produces the protein MARRPHNAPPQRDTGPRVNENIRSNEIRLIGADGENVGVVTPVRAMAMAEEAGLDLVEISPNANPPVCKIMDFGKFKYETQKREAEARKKQKIIEIKEVKFRPNTDTNDYDVKMRNVYKFLENGDKVKVTLRFRGREMAHQNLGRELLERVAEDTKEHGKVENFPKMEGRQMVMLIGPLPNK, from the coding sequence ATCGCTCGCAGACCCCATAACGCACCGCCGCAACGTGACACCGGCCCGCGCGTCAATGAAAATATCCGCTCAAATGAAATTCGCCTGATCGGCGCAGATGGCGAAAACGTCGGCGTTGTGACGCCTGTACGTGCTATGGCCATGGCAGAAGAGGCAGGGCTCGACCTTGTAGAAATCTCTCCGAATGCCAATCCGCCTGTTTGCAAGATCATGGATTTCGGCAAGTTCAAGTACGAGACGCAAAAGCGCGAAGCCGAAGCCCGCAAAAAGCAAAAGATCATCGAGATCAAAGAGGTCAAGTTCCGCCCGAACACAGACACCAATGATTACGATGTAAAAATGCGGAATGTTTACAAGTTTCTGGAGAATGGCGACAAGGTCAAAGTCACCCTGCGCTTCCGGGGCCGCGAGATGGCCCACCAGAATCTTGGCCGTGAGCTGTTGGAGCGTGTCGCAGAAGACACCAAAGAGCATGGTAAGGTAGAGAACTTCCCGAAAATGGAAGGCCGCCAGATGGTCATGCTCATCGGGCCGCTCCCGAACAAATAA
- a CDS encoding phosphoadenylyl-sulfate reductase produces MPLDQPINARVDALNTALKHHAAADVLRRAFQAAPNLALVSSFGAESVALLHLAATVKPDVQVLFIDTMLLFPETLTYQREVAKKLGLHRVQVLRADTLAEDPDNTLHQRDTDACCDLRKTRVLDQALKGFDGWITGRKRYQSGNRAELPAFEVEAGTGRIKVNPLAHWTSADVQEYMAENALPRHPLVARGYPSIGCAPCTSPVAEGEDPRAGRWRGQEKDECGIHFVDGKMVRTGATQ; encoded by the coding sequence ATGCCGCTTGATCAACCCATAAATGCGCGTGTTGACGCGCTAAACACGGCGCTGAAACACCACGCCGCAGCCGATGTGCTGCGGCGTGCATTTCAGGCCGCGCCCAATCTGGCGCTAGTCTCCAGCTTCGGGGCGGAAAGCGTGGCGTTGCTGCATTTGGCAGCGACAGTGAAGCCCGATGTGCAGGTTCTGTTCATCGACACGATGCTGCTGTTCCCCGAAACGCTGACTTACCAACGCGAGGTGGCCAAAAAACTGGGCCTGCACCGTGTACAGGTCTTGCGCGCGGATACACTGGCTGAAGACCCTGACAACACCCTGCACCAGCGCGATACAGACGCCTGCTGTGACCTGCGCAAAACCCGCGTTCTGGATCAAGCGCTCAAGGGATTTGACGGCTGGATCACAGGGCGCAAGCGCTACCAGTCCGGCAACCGCGCCGAATTGCCCGCCTTTGAGGTGGAAGCAGGCACAGGCCGGATCAAGGTCAACCCGTTGGCACACTGGACCAGTGCAGACGTTCAGGAATATATGGCTGAAAACGCCCTGCCGCGGCATCCTTTGGTTGCACGGGGCTATCCTTCGATCGGTTGTGCTCCTTGCACATCGCCGGTCGCCGAAGGTGAAGACCCGCGCGCAGGTCGCTGGCGCGGGCAGGAAAAAGATGAATGTGGCATCCATTTTGTCGACGGCAAAATGGTCCGTACAGGAGCAACACAATGA
- a CDS encoding ferredoxin--NADP reductase: MTEHSPVTLDTAKAVPTLPDAQTVTSVKHWTDRLFSFRVTRPASLRFRSGEFVMIGLMGEPHPETGKIKPLLRAYSIASPAWDDELEFYSIKVQDGPLTSRLQHIQPGDEIILRPKPVGTLVHDALLPGKRIWFFSTGTGFAPFASLLREPETYEKFDEVIITHTCRDVAELEYSRQLIEELKADEMMQELIGTENLAKIRYYPTTTREQSPKMGRITTLLEDGTVFRDLGIDGISVDTDRAMVCGSMGLNVDIKAVLEGFGLEEGANSDPKHYVVEKAFVG; this comes from the coding sequence ATGACCGAGCATTCCCCAGTGACCCTTGATACAGCAAAAGCCGTTCCAACCCTGCCCGATGCGCAGACCGTTACCTCTGTGAAACACTGGACGGACCGGTTGTTTTCCTTCCGCGTCACGCGGCCCGCATCCTTGCGCTTTCGCTCGGGTGAATTTGTGATGATCGGCTTGATGGGAGAGCCACACCCAGAGACAGGTAAAATCAAACCCCTGCTGCGTGCCTACTCCATCGCCTCACCTGCGTGGGACGACGAATTGGAATTCTATTCGATCAAGGTGCAGGACGGCCCACTGACGTCGCGGCTTCAGCACATCCAGCCGGGCGACGAGATAATCTTGCGGCCCAAGCCTGTGGGCACGCTGGTGCATGACGCACTGCTGCCGGGCAAACGCATCTGGTTCTTCTCCACAGGCACCGGTTTTGCGCCCTTCGCAAGCCTGCTGCGCGAGCCTGAAACCTATGAGAAATTCGACGAAGTTATCATCACCCACACCTGCCGCGATGTGGCCGAACTTGAATATTCGCGCCAGTTGATCGAAGAGCTGAAAGCGGACGAGATGATGCAAGAGCTGATCGGCACCGAGAATCTTGCCAAAATTCGTTACTATCCGACCACAACGCGCGAACAAAGCCCGAAGATGGGCCGCATCACCACGCTTCTGGAAGACGGCACCGTGTTCCGCGATCTGGGCATTGACGGTATATCGGTGGACACTGACCGCGCGATGGTTTGCGGCTCCATGGGGCTGAACGTGGATATCAAAGCCGTGCTTGAAGGCTTTGGCCTTGAAGAAGGCGCAAACTCCGATCCCAAACACTATGTGGTAGAAAAAGCCTTTGTCGGCTAA
- the cysG gene encoding siroheme synthase CysG, whose product MDHFPIFLSTQNSRIIVSGGGDAALAKLRLLMKTRARITVFAAEPAREIEQWHHEGRLTLVSRAMEHGDAVCAKLFYGANEDATEDARTALLARACGALINIVDNLEDSQFITPAIVDRDPVTIAIGTEGAAPVLARAIKADLEERLPQSLGTLARIGKTFRKASYALSFGRARRDFWRAFYFDAGPKAISEGEEQVLPALEDLLDTHLNKTARVGHVAFVGGGPGDPELLTLKARRALDEADVVIYDRLITPEILELARREATMIDVGKEGFGHHTPQEYINALLVEHAQAGAQVVRLKSGDATVFGRLDEEIDAVDAHGIGWNIVPGITSASAAVAAIGQSLTKRGRNASVRFLTGHDTRGFADHDWRALAQPNEVAAIYMGKKSARFVQGRLLMHGADRHTPLTIIENASRADQRVLETTLDALPAALEAAQLGGPALTFLGLAPRAALAAAPSLKLEEFA is encoded by the coding sequence CGAACCCGCCCGCGAGATCGAGCAATGGCATCACGAAGGGCGGCTGACACTTGTGTCCCGCGCGATGGAGCACGGAGACGCCGTCTGCGCCAAGCTGTTCTACGGCGCGAACGAGGATGCCACCGAAGATGCCCGCACCGCCCTTTTGGCGCGTGCCTGCGGTGCATTGATCAACATCGTGGACAACCTTGAAGACAGCCAGTTCATCACGCCCGCCATCGTGGACCGTGATCCTGTGACCATCGCCATCGGTACCGAAGGCGCCGCCCCTGTTCTGGCCCGCGCGATCAAAGCGGATCTGGAAGAACGCCTGCCACAAAGCCTTGGCACACTGGCGCGTATCGGCAAGACGTTCCGCAAGGCATCCTATGCCCTGTCCTTTGGCCGTGCGCGCCGCGATTTCTGGCGCGCGTTCTATTTTGATGCAGGCCCCAAAGCGATCAGCGAAGGTGAGGAACAGGTCCTGCCCGCGCTTGAAGACCTTCTGGATACACATTTGAACAAAACTGCCCGCGTGGGCCACGTGGCCTTTGTTGGCGGCGGCCCCGGCGATCCGGAACTGTTGACGCTGAAAGCGCGCCGCGCGCTGGATGAGGCTGACGTGGTGATCTACGACCGCCTGATCACGCCCGAAATTCTGGAACTGGCCCGCCGCGAGGCAACCATGATTGATGTAGGTAAAGAAGGCTTTGGCCATCATACCCCGCAGGAATACATCAACGCATTGCTCGTTGAACACGCGCAGGCTGGCGCACAGGTTGTGCGGTTGAAATCCGGTGATGCCACCGTTTTTGGCCGTCTTGACGAAGAGATTGACGCGGTCGATGCGCATGGCATTGGCTGGAACATTGTTCCGGGCATCACGTCTGCCTCTGCTGCGGTGGCCGCAATCGGGCAAAGCCTGACAAAGCGCGGGCGCAATGCCTCTGTCCGGTTCCTGACAGGCCATGACACCCGCGGTTTTGCCGACCATGACTGGCGCGCTTTGGCCCAGCCCAATGAGGTTGCGGCGATCTATATGGGCAAGAAATCTGCCCGCTTTGTGCAAGGCCGCCTGCTGATGCACGGCGCAGACCGCCACACGCCTCTCACCATCATCGAAAACGCCAGCCGCGCAGACCAGCGCGTGCTGGAGACAACGCTGGACGCCCTGCCCGCCGCCCTTGAGGCTGCACAGCTTGGCGGTCCCGCACTGACCTTTCTGGGGCTCGCCCCGCGTGCCGCGCTTGCCGCGGCCCCCTCTCTCAAGCTTGAGGAATTTGCATAA